In one window of Nicotiana tabacum cultivar K326 chromosome 12, ASM71507v2, whole genome shotgun sequence DNA:
- the LOC107760253 gene encoding uncharacterized protein LOC107760253 → MDREQEEMQFLGLFDIYIEAYKLIYRWRKIFSQITLSLILPMCFIILAHMEIYHLFFSDLKHSEFQLLHTHTGTAKYNKISDHINSELASLWLFIIVYITFLIIFSLLSTSAVVYTIACIYTSREVNFMKVMSVVPKVWKRVMVTFLCAFVCFFIYNLVAFLALVIVSIWAFGMQGENDGLVKFVLVIMAIVYVLGSVYLSVIWHLASVVTVLEDSYGVKAMLKSKELLKGKMTIALVFFFKFNLSLGILNFIFKKFVVHGHGKHMHLGMLYRTGFGLLCLLMMFKLVLFGLVIQTIIYFVCKSYHHENIDKSALSDHLEVYLGEYEPLKSKDVQMEGYEV, encoded by the coding sequence ATGGATAGAGAACAAGAAGAGATGCAATTCTTAGGCCTCTTTGATATCTACATAGAAGCCTACAAACTTATCTACAGATGGAGGAAAATATTCAGCCAAATCACCCTATCTTTGATCCTTCCTATGTGCTTCATCATCTTAGCTCACATGGAAATTTACCATCTTTTCTTCTCTGACCTTAAACACTCTGAGTTTCAGCTTCTACACACTCACACCGGCACGGCGAAATACAACAAGATCTCTGATCACATAAACTCAGAGCTAGCCTCTCTATGGCTTTTCATAATTGTCTACATCACTTTCCTCATCATCTTCTCCCTTCTTTCAACCTCTGCTGTGGTTTACACAATCGCATGCATATACACTTCACGTGAAGTCAATTTCATGAAAGTTATGAGTGTTGTGCCTAAAGTTTGGAAGAGGGTTATGGTCACTTTCTTGTGTGCTTTTGTTTGTTTCTTCATCTACAACCTTGTTGCCTTCTTGGCCCTAGTTATAGTGTCAATATGGGCTTTCGGTATGCAGGGAGAAAATGATGGTCTTGTTAAGTTTGTTCTCGTGATCATGGCGATTGTTTATGTCCTTGGATCCGTGTACCTTTCAGTTATATGGCATTTAGCTAGTGTGGTAACTGTGTTGGAGGATTCATATGGGGTGAAAGCCATGCTTAAAAGCAAGGAATTGTTAAAGGGGAAGATGACAATAGCCTTagttttctttttcaagttcAATCTTTCACTTGGTATCCTAAACTTTATTTTCAAGAAGTTTGTGGTACATGGACATGGGAAGCACATGCATCTAGGGATGTTGTATAGGACAGGATTTGGGTTGCTTTGTCTTCTTATGATGTTCAAGTTGGTGTTATTTGGTTTGGTGATACAAACAATTATTTACTTTGTTTGCAAGTCCTATCACCATGAGAACATTGACAAATCTGCACTTTCTGATCATCTTGAAGTTTATTTGGGTGAGTATGAACCTTTGAAGTCCAAAGATGTTCAAATGGAGGGTTATGAAGTTTAA